The DNA window AGTATCGGTGCGACCTCCACCGGCGTCAGCGATGCGCCGTGCCAGATCGCCGCCTCACGAAGCGATGCCACGGGAATGACCGTCACGTCGGGGATCAGGCGGGCCTCGTGCTCGTTCCCCGCCGGAACCATCACCGTCTTTCGGCCAGCGCGGACCGCGGCGAGGACGGCGGGCAGCACCCCGGGGGTGGGCCGCAGCCTTCCGTCGAGACCGAGTTCGCCGATATGGACAACGCCGTCGATCGATTCGTTCGAGACGACGCTGTCGGCGGCGAGGCACGAGAGTGCGATGGCGAGGTCGAAGCCTGACCCGTTCTTGGGCAGGCTCGCCGGCGAGAGGTTCACCGTGATGCGCTGGCCGGAAAGCCGGCACCCGGCGTTGGTCGCGGCCTGGCGCACCCTGCCCTCCGCCTCACCGAGCGAACGATCGGCGAGGCCGATGATCACGAACTTGGGCAGCTGCGCAGAGATGTCGGCTTCGACTTCGACGAGTGAACCATCGAGACCGAGGAGCGCGACGGCCCAGGTCCGGCCGACGGTCACGCGGTCACCCCGCTCAGGTGCTCAACAGTGAATGGCCCATCGTGAGGAATCACAACGGCGATCACGTCGATGCGGATGCGCGGCGTCTGCGGATCGTTCTCGGCGCACCACGCGGCAGCCAGGCGACGCAAACGGGCCAGTTTCGTCGGAGTGACGGCTTCGAACGGATGCCCGAAAGCGAGCGAGGAACGCGTCTTCACCTCTACAAATGCGATCACGTCTCCTCGTGTGGCAATAACGTCGATTTCGCCCTGTCTGCACCGCCAGTTGCGGTCGAGGATGCGGTAGCCAAGCCCGGTGAGGTGTTCGGCGGCGAGGTCTTCACCGCGGCGGCCGAGCGCGATCCGATTCGACACGAGTACCTTCATCCCCCGATGCTGGCGCGTCGCCACCCGCCCTGCCGCCCACGCGCGCATCTGCGGAGAACCCCGTCGCGTCGTCCGGGTGGGGAGGACAGCTATCCCGCTTCGGTTGTCACAAACGCACCTATCCGCGCGGAATAACGGCACTCTGTGACAACTGAAGGCCGGGGTCGCAGCCAACACGCTGGACTGATAACGGCGGCGCGCGTCAGACTGGGGTCGTGCCAGAACTCCCCGAAGTACACGCCCTGACCACCGGCCTCGGTGCCCGCCTCACCGGTCGCGTTATCGAGCGGCTCGAGGTCGTCGCGTTCGCCGCACTCAAGACTTACGACCCACCCGTCACGGCGCTCGCGGGCGCGACGATCAACGGGGTCTCCCGTCACGGCAAATTCCTCGACATCGCGGCGGACGACCTCCACATCGTTATCCACCTCGCGAGGGCCGGCTGGATCCGCTGGCGCGACAACGCGCCTGAGCGGTCGGCGCGGGGCGGCAAGACGGCACTCGCAGCGCGACTTGTCCTCGATGACGGCTCGGGCATCGATATCACCGAAGCCGGCTCGAAGAAAAGCCTGTCGATCTCGGTGGTTCGCGACCCGTCCGATGTCCCCGGCGTCGCGCGACTCGGCCCCGACCCACTCGACGAGAGTTTCACTGTCGACGCCCTCGCCGCGATCCTCCGCTCGGCAGGGCGAGCACAGCTCAAGGGCGTCCTCCGAAACCAGTCGGTGATCGCCGGCATCGGCAATGCCTACTCTGACGAGATCCTCCACACCGCCAGGATGTCCCCGTTCAAGCCAGCCACCCTCGACGATGAGGAAGTCGCGCGCCTCTACGACGCCATGCAGTTCACACTGCGGAGCGCGATCGAGCGCGCCGACGGCCTCGCGGCATCCGAACTGAAGAAGGAGAAGAAGGCGGGCCTCCAGGTGCACGGCCGAACCGGCGAACCGTGCCCGGTGTGTGGAGACATGGTGCGGCAGGTCATCTTCGCCGACTCGACGTTCCAGTACTGCCCGACCTGCCAGACCGGCGGGAAGGTGCTCGCCGACCGGGTACTCTCGCGGCTACTCAAGTAGGTCCTGAACCAGAACGGCGCAATCGAGAGTCAGGAAAGACCGGAGACCGGACTCTACTCGTCGAGCGCGAGTTCCTTCGGAAGCTCGAAGTCACGGGTCGAGAGCTCCTCGATGTTGACGTCCTTGAACGTCAGCACCCGCACGCTCTTCACGAAACGGTCGGACCGGTAGACATCCCAGACCCACACGTCGGTCATGGTGATTTCGAAGTAGAAGTCGTGCTCGGTGTCGCGACGGACCAGGTCGACGTCGTTGGCCAGGTAGAACCGGCGCTCCGTCTCGATCACGTATTTGAACTGCGACACAACGTCGCGATACTCGCGATACAGGGCCAGCTCGACCTCGCGGTCGTAGTCCTCGAACTCGTCTTCTTCCATGGTGAGTCCATCCTACGCGTAGGAAACGAGCCAGCTCTTCCTGTGGAAATCGGTCATCCCGAGCGTCCGGATGGCATCGAGGTGTTCGCCGCTCCCGTAACCCTTGTTGCCGCTCCAGCCGTAGCCGGGAAGCACAGCATCCTGCGCGATCATCATCGCGTCGCGGTGCACTTTCGCGAGAACGGATGCCGCCGCGACCGACACGCAGTCACGGTCGGCCTTGACGCGGGTCCGGATATCGAGCGGCGTCGACAGCACCGGGCTGAGCCAGTCGTGGTTCCCATCGAGGAGAATCACGCTCGACGAGACGTCTGCGCCCTGTGAGTGAAGCGACTGGAGCGCCCGCTTGCCGGCGAGCCCCAGGCAGTGGACGATGCCGAGGTCATCGACTTCCCGCGCGTCAGCGATTCCGACGGCACCTAAGAGAACCCACTTCCTGAGCAGCGGTTCGAGTTCCTCACGGCGCTTCTGGCTGAGCAGTTTGGAATCGCGCAACCCGTCGGGGTGCGCGCCGCAGGTCTCGGCAACGACGGCCATACCGACGGCGACAGGGCCGGCCACTGCGCCGCGACCGACTTCGTCGCATCCGATCACGAACCGCGAACCGCCGGAGAAGAACTCCCGTTCGACGACGTCGGTCGGGTCGCAAACCGCCATCATGACCCTTCCGGGTCCCGGATTCCGGCGAAGACCGACGGATGGTTGTCGAGCCAGCCCCAGTGCGAACTCGGCCAGCTGACGACAAAGGCGCGGCCGACGACGTTATCGACGGGGACGAACCCGTTGCCGGGCTGTTCGCGGTTGTACCTGGAGTCCTTCGAGTTGTACCGGTTGTCCCCCATCACCCAGAGCGAGTTATCGGGAACCGTGACGTCAAAGGCATCCTTCGACACCGTGGCGACTCCGGCGGGGAGCGTGACGTATGGCTCGTTCAGCGGAACACCGTTGACGGTCATCTGGCCAAGCGCGTTGCAGCAGACGACGTGGTCGCCGGGCAGGCCGATGACGCGCTTGATGAGGTGGTCATCGCTGTCGGAAGCCGA is part of the Mycetocola zhujimingii genome and encodes:
- a CDS encoding YraN family protein, which gives rise to MKVLVSNRIALGRRGEDLAAEHLTGLGYRILDRNWRCRQGEIDVIATRGDVIAFVEVKTRSSLAFGHPFEAVTPTKLARLRRLAAAWCAENDPQTPRIRIDVIAVVIPHDGPFTVEHLSGVTA
- a CDS encoding Fpg/Nei family DNA glycosylase produces the protein MPELPEVHALTTGLGARLTGRVIERLEVVAFAALKTYDPPVTALAGATINGVSRHGKFLDIAADDLHIVIHLARAGWIRWRDNAPERSARGGKTALAARLVLDDGSGIDITEAGSKKSLSISVVRDPSDVPGVARLGPDPLDESFTVDALAAILRSAGRAQLKGVLRNQSVIAGIGNAYSDEILHTARMSPFKPATLDDEEVARLYDAMQFTLRSAIERADGLAASELKKEKKAGLQVHGRTGEPCPVCGDMVRQVIFADSTFQYCPTCQTGGKVLADRVLSRLLK
- a CDS encoding DUF2469 domain-containing protein yields the protein MEEDEFEDYDREVELALYREYRDVVSQFKYVIETERRFYLANDVDLVRRDTEHDFYFEITMTDVWVWDVYRSDRFVKSVRVLTFKDVNIEELSTRDFELPKELALDE
- a CDS encoding ribonuclease HII, with the translated sequence MMAVCDPTDVVEREFFSGGSRFVIGCDEVGRGAVAGPVAVGMAVVAETCGAHPDGLRDSKLLSQKRREELEPLLRKWVLLGAVGIADAREVDDLGIVHCLGLAGKRALQSLHSQGADVSSSVILLDGNHDWLSPVLSTPLDIRTRVKADRDCVSVAAASVLAKVHRDAMMIAQDAVLPGYGWSGNKGYGSGEHLDAIRTLGMTDFHRKSWLVSYA
- the lepB gene encoding signal peptidase I translates to MTDITVPADDTSARLRRRSQKKGALLFLRDVLVIFVVALLVSFLIKTFLVRSFFIPSSSMEQTLQIDDRILVNELVPDLVGVQRGDVVVFRDPGGWLPPTAEVEQPPLVAAVDWVFSAVGLSASDSDDHLIKRVIGLPGDHVVCCNALGQMTVNGVPLNEPYVTLPAGVATVSKDAFDVTVPDNSLWVMGDNRYNSKDSRYNREQPGNGFVPVDNVVGRAFVVSWPSSHWGWLDNHPSVFAGIRDPEGS